AAAATGAAGTTTTGACGCCCAGAAATGCGGGTGAACTGTATCGAGTGCATCTCCGTAAGCTTCTCTTTGGGCTTCTTCCATAAGCTCATTTAGTCTCGTTGCCGAAACAATTCCTTTTTCACGTTCTTTATAAAAGCGTGTTTCAAATAAGAACCGCGAATGAATATTCATGAAAAACGCTACGCTTCGTTGAATTTTATCTTCCAGCAATGCTATTTTTTCATCTTTCGTTTCAGCCGCTTTTACAGCTGCGTCTGCAACAATCATTTCTGCGAATGTAGAAGCCGTTTCAGCTACCCCCATCGCATAGCGGCGGTTCATCCAGTGTACTGGGCGCAGCGCGTACGAGTGGAATGCGTGCCCTAGTTCATGCGCAAGTGTCGCAACGTTCGACATGGAGCCGCTGTATGTCATGAAAATACGAGATTGCTCAGACATCGGCATTCCTGTACAGAATCCGCCAGGTCGTTTGTTTGGACGATCTTCCGCTTCAATCCAACTATCTTCAAAAGCTTTACGTGAAAATGACTCCAATTCCGATCCGAATTCGCCGAAATGCTTCAAGATAAATTCTGCACCTTCTTGGTAAGATAATTCCATCGTCGATTCTGTGACAGGCGCGTCAATGTCATACCAATTCATCTTATCAGTTCCAAGCATTTTTGCCTTCACATTTAAATAGTCGACAAAAGGCGCTTTATTGGCACCGATTGCCCCCCACATTGCATCAAGCGTTTCTTCGCTCATGCGATTTGTGAGTAATGGTTCTTTGAGAACTGAATCCCATCCGCGCTTTTTATAGACGGCTAATCTAAAACCGGCCAAATGATTTAATGTTGCCGCGAAGAAATCTTCTTTTGCTTCCCAAGCTTCTTCCAACGCTTCAAATGAACGTTTCCGAACATCCGCATCCGAGTTAGAACTTAAGTTAGCTGCCTGGCCAACAGATAATTCTTTTTCTTCTCCGTCAACTTCGATTGTAATCTTAATATCGCCAACGAGTTGATCATACAACTTTCCCCATCCGTGATACCCGTCAACGCTGAGCGCTGTGACAAGACTTTCTTCCTCTTCTGAAAGCTTTAACGCGACCTCATCGCGCCACTCTGTTAATATGAATGCAAATTCTTTTAGCTCATCTGATTCCATAAGGCCATTCCAAACCGCGTCGTCCGATTTTGAAAGTGTTTGTTGTATTTTCAACATGGCAGTCGAGAACCGTGCACCAAGCGTGCTCGTTTCACCTTGCAATAAAAGTGCTTTTTTGTCTGTCGTATCTGCAGCAAGAAAACACCCGATGACTGCACCTGCTTGTGATAAGTTCAATGCGACATTTTTAATCGATTCAATTAGGTTAACAATATCATTGGCAGCTTCTACTGATGCGGGAACGTTAAATTCAACCGCTTCTTTTTCCATTGAATTAAGTAGCTCATCGAGACCATTAAGATGTGTTCTCAATTCTTCGGAATCGCTTCCGCCTTCAAAAAATACATCTAAATCCCATACTTCAGAATACTTCACTTTATTCATTCTCGTTCCTCCCTGGACATTTTCAATTTTCTAAATATGCTTTTCTATTATACCATGTAATTTCGAGAATCGAAAAGAATCCTTTTTTGTGACAGAAGTTTCATAATTTTATTCGCAGGGGGATGCTTTCAACTGTATACTGATTTATTAGGAGGATTTTAACATGTCGCGAATAATTATTATGGTGCTATCACTTTTTTTCACGATTACTGTCTATGCCACTTCAATTTTCATTCCTTTTAATGATTTAACGGCAGCAGAAATCATGAATCGATTACCCATTCTTTTTACACCCGCTAGCTATGTCTTAGCTATTTGGGTATTCATCTATATACTGCTCGGTGGTTGGATTTATAACTTTTGGCGTACCCAAGACAATTATAGTAAGTCAGTCTTAAACATTAGAACCATTTTATTCACTTTCATCTCATTATTGAATAGTATTATGATTTATTCTTGGCATTATGAATTCTTCAACTTGGAATTTGTAGTTATGCTGACTTTGCTTCTGTTGACTGCAGCCCTTTATTTTACGTACCCCAAAAGAGTGAATCGTTTTTGGGATAGAGTTCCGATTTCATTGTTATTTGGCTGTAGTTTCATCTCTTTAATCGAACTGACCAATTACTTGCTTACCTTCCATGAATGGAGTGGATGGGGGCTTAGCAATTCACTATGGGCCGTTATCTATTTGACAGTTTCAACCGCAATTGCGCTTCACTTTATGTATCATTACCGTGATCTTGCCTTTAACGCGGTATTCATGTGGGTATTTATCGGCATTGCGGTGAAAAATGGATTTGATGAGCTTTTTGTTTCTACGGCAGCCCTTTTCCTGACAGTTGTTATTGGCGCCAGCTTTTATTTACTAAAACCATCAGAAGAATAAAAATAACCTTTCCTCCGATTTGGAAGAAAGGTTATTTTTTATGTGCGTTTTAATAATCTTGGTGCTGTCGTAAATAACAGTACCGCTACAATTGCACATAAGATCATGGATGGAATCATATAGCTTCCGTTGTATACGAGTGAATAAAGCCAAACAGGTTGGCCTTCAGGTGCATACTCCCCAAAAAAGACAATTCCGCCAATAAAATGAATCAGATAGCGAAGAATCCCGCCGATGATTGTTCCCGTAATGATAGCTGCAGCCATACCGCCCTTGTTCTTTTTCACGATGTTTCTTACTAACCAAATACCTGTTATTGCGGCTACCCCGACTAACGTGTATGCCAATGTATAATCAAGAAGCGCTTGTGCCCAATGAAACACTTTACCGCCTGTGATTAATTGCAATAATCCGCTTATAAATCCAGTTAACATTCCGCCAGCCAGGCCCCATCTAAATGCCATTACAATTATCGGCAGCATAGAAAGCGTAATGGATCCGCCTTGTGGCATTTCAAAGACCGTCAACTTATCAAATACGAATGATAGCGCACCTAAAATAGAGATTTCCAATAATAATTGTAGTCTACCTCTGTCCAAAATAATCTTCTCCCTACTATGTTGTCGCAGGGACGCCGGATTGAAATTAAAAAAGACATCCCGGATAGAACGGGACATCTTTATCATGAGAGAAGTAACAGGGACTTCTTCCAATAAGGTCTGTTTCCATCCACATCCCTACGCAAGAATAATCTTACAGGTTCGAAGGGTCAAAACGAATTGTTTTATCTCAGCCGAAAAGGCTCCCCTTGTGGTTTAACTTATTAAGTTTTCCTTATCTATTGTATAATAGAACCTATTTTATAGCAAGCTGACCTTATACGGTCAAGGAGGGGTTCGGATGACAAATCAAAAACTACTAAGTTCCTTATGCTATTTTAGCATATTCTTTTTTCCTTTATTGCTGCCGTTTGTCATCTATTTGGTTACGGATGAACAAGAAGTGAAAAATCATGCAAGACGAGCGTTCATCTCGCATCTGATTCCTGTTATCCTTTTAATCGCGGGTATTATCATCTTTTCTCTTTCTATGTTTTCTTTTGAGAACAGAATGACTAGCATTCTAAGCGGAGGCTTTGATTTTTGGAGTTTCGCGCCGTTTATTTTCACGCTAATTTATTCTGCTTTATTTTTAGCCGTCATTGTATGGAATGTTTTTCATGGTGTCAAACTGTTAAAAAATGATTAGTCGTCTTACCCATACTTCCTGCATACATTGTTAATGTGTGCAGGCTTTTTTCTATCGTTTTTTGTGCTATAGTGTAGGATGGAAATAAACGTAGGCAAGAAAGGATTGTACAATACATGATTGCTAAAACAGAACAGGATTTTACAGGCTTGAAAAAAATCGGTCGAATCGTTGCTGAAATTAGAGACACGATGAAAGAAGCGACTGTTCCCGGTATGACGACGAAAGAATTAGACGAAATCGGCGGACGTCTCTTTAAAGAAAAAGGTGCTGTTTCCGCTCCGATCGCTGAATATGATTTTCCTGGATATACTTGCATTAGTGTCGATAATGAAGTCGCGCACGGCATTCCAGGATCTCGTGTTATTAAAGATGGAGATATTGTAAACATAGACGTTTCAGGATCGGCGGATGGATACTTTGCAGATACAGGCATTTCATTTGTCGTGGGAACACCTGATGAAAGAAAACAAAAGTTATGCGATGTAGCAAAAGAAGCTTTCGACCGTGCAATGTTGCGCGTAAAAGCGGGTTCTAGTTTAAGCGGCATCGGAAAAGCTGTCGAAAGTGAAGCAAAACGAAACGACTTATCGGTTATTCGTAATTTAACAGGCCACGGTATCGGAAAATCATTGCACGAAGAACCTCAACATATTCTCAATTATTACGATCCTTGGGATAAAACATTGTTAAAAGAAGGAATGGTTTTAGCTGTTGAACCTTTTATCTCGGAAAAAGCGGAAAACATCATTGAGTTAGGTGATGGTTGGACATTTGTAACGCCTGACAACTCACTTGTTGCACAAATCGAACACACGATTATTGTGACAAAAGATAAACCGATTATTTTGACAGAAATTTAATTACGAACAAAAGCGCAAGGCGCCCGTCTAGCCCCGACAGGCATAAGCAATCCAGCGACGTGGCGTCCTTTGCCTAAGAAGAATGCAGTTCAATTCTTCCTAGCTGGATTGCTTATGACCCGAGGGGCTGGCGCCTGGAGCTAGACGTGAAATCCCTGAGTTTCATAATTTCCTAAGCAAGTATAAAAAGTTGTCGATAAATCCTGCACAGAGGATTTCATCGACAACTTTTTTTATTTCCTTCTATTTGCTGGTCTTCTAGGAATTGAAGAGATTTCCTGCAGTCTTCCATTGCGCCAGATCTTTTCTACTGGGCGAATTCCTCTTGTTAATTTGCGGTAGTCTCGCTCTTCGGCAGGGGTTAATAATGAAAGCACTTCCCCGTCCGCGCCCGCGCGTCCAGTTCTTCCTGAACGGTGCACGTACTGCTCAACCGTATGCGGCGTGTCGACGTGAATAACATGTGTTAGTCCTTCAATATCCAATCCGCGCGCAGCAAGGTCCGTAGCGATTAAAATGGAAGCGTCGCCTTTCCGAAAACTTTCAAGCGCGGTTTGACGATCATTTGAACGCATATTGGAATGAAGAACGACAATTGGCGCTTTATTGTAATTTAACTTCATATCCTTCACTCGGGCTTGGTCAATGTGATTTACGAAAGCAAGAGCTTGCATGCCTTTCACGTGTGAAAGGCCTCGCAGAATATCCGTCTTATCGCGCAAGGATGTTTTAATGTATGAATGCGTAATTGTGCCCGTTTTCGGCATATGTTCCGCTTCAAGATGGATACGAAGGGGTTCGTTCATAAACTCGCTTGCAACCCGTTCGATTTCATCTGTAATCGTAGCGGATACAACAACCACTTGACGGTCGGGGTTTGCGCCATTAATCATGTTTTTAATGATGACGCGATGTTCACGTGATAATAGTAAATCGCCTTCATCCAGAACGATATGCTGAACTTCAAATATTTTTAGCCTTTTTGATTTAATCAGCTCAGCAAGCCTTCCCGGTGTGCCGACTACAATTGTCGGTTTCTTTTTTAATCGGTCAATTTGACGTTTAGTATTCGCCCCGCCGATTAAAGGTGCGACAGTAATGTTTGTCCCGACAATCCATTCCCGAATGACATCAGTGATTTGAATCGCCAACTCTTGTGAAGGCGCGACAATCAAACCTTGAGTTTGTTGTTTGCTGCCATCCACTAAATGTAAAAGAGGTATCGTGTAGGCAAGCGTTTTTCCAGTGCCTGTTGGAGATTGGGCAACGATATCTTTGCCAGCAAGTATTTCAGGAATCATTTTTTTCTGAATCGGCATTTCATTTTTAAACTTCCATTTTTCTTTAAATATATCGTCCATTTTTTCCACGAAAGACATCTTTATCCCTACTTTCAGTCTGTTCTTTAAAGTGTATCATAGCCGTTTTATTATTCATTAAAAAAACATTCAGAAGTTGCCTTCGCATACTTCTGAATGCTTCTTTTTACTTCAAACGATATCCGCAAGCCGTTATTGCTGCTTCGGCAAGAACGAGAAGCGAATCGATGCATCCTTCAAGCTTTAATTCTTTACGCACGATTGACAGTTCCGTGCAGCCAAGAATAAGAACATCGCAACCCGCATCCTTCATCGATCGGCTGATTGCATTCCATTTATCTGGATCGGCAGGTTCTCCAGCTTTAACATCGTCATAAATGAGCGACATGACAAGTGATTGGATATGGGAATCTGGCAATACAGGTGTCATCCCATACTTTTCACACGCATCCTGATAAACGCCTGAAGAAATTGTCCCTGTAGTCGCAAGAATCCCTACACGCTCCGCATTAAGCTGTTTTGCACGTGCTGCCGTTTCATCAATCATATTGATAATGGGCAAATCCGATTCCTTTTGAATTTGATCGTAAAAGGAATGCGCAGTATTACACGGCATGATTAATACTTCAGCTTCAGCTACGCGAAGTCGATTCGCATCAGAAATAATATACGGCACAGGATCATCCGTGCTTTCCCCTAAAATGAATGCGGTTCGGTCCGGAATCGTTGTATTATTGGTGATAACCATATTTATATGTTCTTGATCTGTATCAGCATCTGTAAGTCGAACAAGCATTTCGCCAATATACATCGTCGCCAATGGCCCGACGCCGCCGATAATGCCTAAAGTTTTCTTTTTCATATCACTTCAAAACCTTTACTTTATGATTTCACCAACAATTATCTGCGACTAATTTTCTTCCGCAAGTTTTGGATTTTAGGAACGACAGACTCCAACACATTGTACATAAACGGTTTATAAACTTTGTTTATCTCACCAATGTACTGGGCAGGTTCATCTTTATCGCAAAAACTCTTTTTAAACATATATAAACCATCATTGTTCGACAGCTCGAAAACACCGCCAAAGTCGTATTGCTCGGCGCCTGTTTCAATTCCCCATTTAATCATCTCGTAATTCATGAGATGATTCGGGTTCAAGTTACGTTTTATATTCGTACTTCCTGCATACAAGAAATATAATTTCCCGTAATAATTAATTGTCAAACCAGCTGCTAATATATCATCTTCATGCGTCGCGATATAGATTCTGCAATTTTCTCCAAAAGAATCACGGATTTGCTTAAAGTATTCGACTGATCGAGTTGAAATTTTGTTCCGTGCGGCCATTGTCATATACGCATTATGAAGGATTTCAATATCTTCATCGCTTCTTGAATAACGGACTTCTACGCCCCTTCTAGCCGAACCGCGAATCGAACTTCTACATCTTTTCGAAAACTTCATCATGATAGACTCTTCATCATGGTCTTCCAAATAGAGAATCATATTTAATCTCGGTTGTATTAATTTGTCTTGATCATCATCTTTTGAAATTAAACTGAAACCGTTATTTTTATATAAATTGTACAATTCGTCCGAATACGACACCTCTGGATCGAACTTCAACATAATTGCTTTATTTTTCTTAGCCACTACATCTGCTTCTTTAAGTAGCTCTTCCACGAGTTCAATATCTGAAACATCGCAAACCGGTCCCCTCGGTGC
This genomic window from Sporosarcina sp. Marseille-Q4063 contains:
- a CDS encoding DUF4870 domain-containing protein — encoded protein: MTNQKLLSSLCYFSIFFFPLLLPFVIYLVTDEQEVKNHARRAFISHLIPVILLIAGIIIFSLSMFSFENRMTSILSGGFDFWSFAPFIFTLIYSALFLAVIVWNVFHGVKLLKND
- a CDS encoding M3 family oligoendopeptidase, whose amino-acid sequence is MNKVKYSEVWDLDVFFEGGSDSEELRTHLNGLDELLNSMEKEAVEFNVPASVEAANDIVNLIESIKNVALNLSQAGAVIGCFLAADTTDKKALLLQGETSTLGARFSTAMLKIQQTLSKSDDAVWNGLMESDELKEFAFILTEWRDEVALKLSEEEESLVTALSVDGYHGWGKLYDQLVGDIKITIEVDGEEKELSVGQAANLSSNSDADVRKRSFEALEEAWEAKEDFFAATLNHLAGFRLAVYKKRGWDSVLKEPLLTNRMSEETLDAMWGAIGANKAPFVDYLNVKAKMLGTDKMNWYDIDAPVTESTMELSYQEGAEFILKHFGEFGSELESFSRKAFEDSWIEAEDRPNKRPGGFCTGMPMSEQSRIFMTYSGSMSNVATLAHELGHAFHSYALRPVHWMNRRYAMGVAETASTFAEMIVADAAVKAAETKDEKIALLEDKIQRSVAFFMNIHSRFLFETRFYKEREKGIVSATRLNELMEEAQREAYGDALDTVHPHFWASKLHFYITSVPFYNFPYTFGYLFSLSIYAKALEDGASFEGKYIALLRDTAVMSVEDLAMKHLGEDITKQEFWAKGVALCVKDVEDFLELTTKEG
- the map gene encoding type I methionyl aminopeptidase, which produces MIAKTEQDFTGLKKIGRIVAEIRDTMKEATVPGMTTKELDEIGGRLFKEKGAVSAPIAEYDFPGYTCISVDNEVAHGIPGSRVIKDGDIVNIDVSGSADGYFADTGISFVVGTPDERKQKLCDVAKEAFDRAMLRVKAGSSLSGIGKAVESEAKRNDLSVIRNLTGHGIGKSLHEEPQHILNYYDPWDKTLLKEGMVLAVEPFISEKAENIIELGDGWTFVTPDNSLVAQIEHTIIVTKDKPIILTEI
- a CDS encoding tryptophan-rich sensory protein, producing the protein MSRIIIMVLSLFFTITVYATSIFIPFNDLTAAEIMNRLPILFTPASYVLAIWVFIYILLGGWIYNFWRTQDNYSKSVLNIRTILFTFISLLNSIMIYSWHYEFFNLEFVVMLTLLLLTAALYFTYPKRVNRFWDRVPISLLFGCSFISLIELTNYLLTFHEWSGWGLSNSLWAVIYLTVSTAIALHFMYHYRDLAFNAVFMWVFIGIAVKNGFDELFVSTAALFLTVVIGASFYLLKPSEE
- a CDS encoding DEAD/DEAH box helicase; amino-acid sequence: MSFVEKMDDIFKEKWKFKNEMPIQKKMIPEILAGKDIVAQSPTGTGKTLAYTIPLLHLVDGSKQQTQGLIVAPSQELAIQITDVIREWIVGTNITVAPLIGGANTKRQIDRLKKKPTIVVGTPGRLAELIKSKRLKIFEVQHIVLDEGDLLLSREHRVIIKNMINGANPDRQVVVVSATITDEIERVASEFMNEPLRIHLEAEHMPKTGTITHSYIKTSLRDKTDILRGLSHVKGMQALAFVNHIDQARVKDMKLNYNKAPIVVLHSNMRSNDRQTALESFRKGDASILIATDLAARGLDIEGLTHVIHVDTPHTVEQYVHRSGRTGRAGADGEVLSLLTPAEERDYRKLTRGIRPVEKIWRNGRLQEISSIPRRPANRRK
- the thiT gene encoding energy-coupled thiamine transporter ThiT yields the protein MDRGRLQLLLEISILGALSFVFDKLTVFEMPQGGSITLSMLPIIVMAFRWGLAGGMLTGFISGLLQLITGGKVFHWAQALLDYTLAYTLVGVAAITGIWLVRNIVKKNKGGMAAAIITGTIIGGILRYLIHFIGGIVFFGEYAPEGQPVWLYSLVYNGSYMIPSMILCAIVAVLLFTTAPRLLKRT
- a CDS encoding aspartate/glutamate racemase family protein, translated to MKKKTLGIIGGVGPLATMYIGEMLVRLTDADTDQEHINMVITNNTTIPDRTAFILGESTDDPVPYIISDANRLRVAEAEVLIMPCNTAHSFYDQIQKESDLPIINMIDETAARAKQLNAERVGILATTGTISSGVYQDACEKYGMTPVLPDSHIQSLVMSLIYDDVKAGEPADPDKWNAISRSMKDAGCDVLILGCTELSIVRKELKLEGCIDSLLVLAEAAITACGYRLK
- a CDS encoding peptidoglycan bridge formation glycyltransferase FemA/FemB family protein, whose amino-acid sequence is MALLDKSNKQDVKRYDHFVRNSKFRSVTQDRLWSEVKDDWGNEHVYLEKNGEIVAALSILIKRLPGGFSVLYAPRGPVCDVSDIELVEELLKEADVVAKKNKAIMLKFDPEVSYSDELYNLYKNNGFSLISKDDDQDKLIQPRLNMILYLEDHDEESIMMKFSKRCRSSIRGSARRGVEVRYSRSDEDIEILHNAYMTMAARNKISTRSVEYFKQIRDSFGENCRIYIATHEDDILAAGLTINYYGKLYFLYAGSTNIKRNLNPNHLMNYEMIKWGIETGAEQYDFGGVFELSNNDGLYMFKKSFCDKDEPAQYIGEINKVYKPFMYNVLESVVPKIQNLRKKISRR